ACGACACGTTATCATAAGGACATAAACTATCGACTACCATAATTTTAACCATCCGGGTTGACGGCGGGCAGACACTTATGCATTATATGTCCCATGCATAGCCACATCTTTTTTTCCTTCTTCTTTTTTTTCTTTTTTAGGACTGAAATATAGTCAACCCGTGGTTATGGGCAAAAAACATTTATTGAGAGTTGACCGGGCCACGGGCGAAACCCCGTGGCCTTTTTTGTTTTTGCAAACTAAAAAACTGTACCGGAATCAACCATATCAGGAGGCAAGTGATGATCTTCGATGTAGACAAGGAAACAATGCCGAGGGAAGAGCTGGAGGAATTACAGCTCAGACGTTTAAAACAACTTTGTGAACGAGTTTACGCAAACGTCCCCTTCTATAATAACAAGTTCAAGGAAAAAGGTATTGAGCCGAAAGATATCAACTCCCTTTCCGACCTCACAAAGCTCCCTTTTACTGAAAAACAGGACCTTCGTAACCACTATCCCTTCGGCCTGTTCGCTGTTTCCCGCGAAAACATTGTCCGCATCCACTCCTCTTCCGGCACTACCGGTAAAGCAACTGTTGTCGGCTACACCAAGCGTGATATCAAGAACTGGGCGGATATGATGGCCCGCTCATTTGCCATTGCCGGAGCAACACCGGAAGACAGTATCCACAATGCTTACGGATACGGTCTTTTCACCGGGGGCCTCGGCGCGCATTACGGGGCGGAAGCACTGGGCGCGACCATCATCCCGGTCTCCGGCGGTGGAACCCGTCGTCAGATCATGCTGCTTAAGGATTTCGGCGCAGATGTAATCTGCTGTACACCTTCCTACGCCCTGTTCCTGCACGAAACCGGTAAGGAAATGGGCATTGATTTTGAGAAACTGCCCCTGAGGATCGGTATCTTCGGCGCTGAGCCATGGACCGAATCCATGCGCCGGGATATCGAGAACAAGCTTAAAATTAAAGCCCTCGACATCTACGGACTTTCTGAAATCATGGGTCCCGGTGTCGCCATGGAATGTGCTGAAGAACAAAATGGCCTGCACATTATGGAAGACCATTTCCTTCCCGAAATAATCAACCCCGAAACAGGAGAACATGTTCAGCCGGGCGAAGCCGGAGAACTGGTCATCACTACCCTGACTAAAGAAGGTATCCCGCTCATCCGCTACAGGACCCGCGACCTGACGCGCCTTAATTACACCACCTGCCGCTGCGGAAGGACCTTCGCCCGCATGCAACGCATAATGGGACGCAGTGACGACATGCTCATCATCCGCGGCGTAAACGTATTCCCGTCCCAGATCGAATCCATCCTCATCGAAACGGAAGGACTCTCCCCGCACTACCAACTGGTGGTTGAGCGTGACGGCAACCTCGATATCCTGACTGTTAAAGTCGAAATTTCCGGTGCCTCCTTCTCCGATGAAATTAAAAATTTACAGCGACTCGAAAGAAAGATACAAAAAACTATTAAAGAATTCCTCGGCGTAACCGCCCGGGTCAAACTCGTGGAACCCAAATCAATTGAGCGTTCCGTAGGCAAGGCTCAGAGAATTTTAGACCTGCGTAAACAGGACCAGTAATAGAAACTACTCAAATGCGAGGAAACACCATGAAATGTGACCAGCTATCAATATTTTTAGAAAACCGTGCCGGAAGACTCGCCGAAGTAACCCGTCTGCTTACTGAAAACAAAGTAAACATCCGGGCTCTCTCCTTGGCCGATACTTCCGACTTCGGTATCCTGCGACTCATAGTCTCCGACTTTGAAACTGCGCAGACAGTACTCAAAGACGCGGGTTTCACCGTAGGCAAAACCTCCGTTGTCGCCGTTGTAGTCGACGACCAGCCCGGCGGACTGCACAACCTGCTCGAAATGCTTCGCGGTTCCGGTATCAACGTGGAATACATGTACGCATTTGTACACCAGTCCGGCTCAAATGCCGTAATCATTTTCCGCTTTGACCGTACCGATCAGGCAATTGAACTGCTCAATGAAAAGCAGATCAAGATGATCCCCAGCGAAGAACTCTGTAAGCTTTAATGCCCCGCTGTCAGGGGAAGGAAACTTTTGAAAAAGTTTCCTTCCCCTGACACCATCCTTCAAAAACTTTTATCAAACTTCGCATACAACGCATTCAGACGGCGTAGATTGGATCGCAATATCTCGGTTGGTATTGCGTTTTTTATTACTGAAAATGGACCTAGAAAGCAGTCACCAAATGTCATCAATACCCAAGAATAAAGAAGAGCTGGAAAATGCCATAAAAACAGCGGCAGAAAAATTATTCGCAGACTATAGGACAATTCCGCATGAATGCTCCCGCGTTCCCGGAGTTGAGGGAAACGTGAAAGGGACTGAAATTTCTGTCTGCGATACTGTCGCCTACCTTTTGGGCTGGGGCATACTGGTTATTAAGTGGCACACATTGAAGTCGCGGGGTGAAAAGATCGATTTTCCTGAATCTGGATACAACTGGAACCAGCTTGGAGACTTAGCTACCAATTTCCATGAACAGTACAAAGACTGGACCTACGAAAAATTGCTCGATGAATATGAAACAACTCTGAAAAAAATACTCACCATCATATCCCGGACCAGCAATAAAGATTTATATGAAAAGACGTGGTATAAAAAATATACTTTTGGCCGGATGATCCAATTCAACACATCCTCGCCGATGAAAAATATTCGAACCAAGATCAGGAGGTTCAAAAGGGCTAAAAGTCTATAATCTTCCGCAGCCAGCTACGGCATAGCATTAATAAAAAATCTGAGACTGTTAATGAATATCAAGCTCCTCAAACAAGAATCATCCTGTATATGGCGCATGGAGAAATATGGTCCCATGCTGGTGGACGCACTGTTCTTCGGAAACAAGGACATCATCCTTGAACTGGACGACACCACCGTTTCGCAAGTGCGCGATGTAGCCTCGCTTCCGGGCGTAATCGCCCCGGTCTGCGCCATGCCGGACGCCCATTCGGGCTATGGATTTCCTATCGGCGGAGTCGGCGCGTTTGATGAAAAACACGGGGTAATTTCTGCTGGAGGTGTTGGTTTTGATATTTCATGCGGAGTGCGCACTCTGACTACCGGACTAAAAAAACAAGACCTGATTTCCTGCGATGACAAGCTCGCAGAACTGCTTTTCAAACGCATCCCTTCAGGAGCCGGCAAAGGCGGCAAAATTACCCTTGAAGGAAATTTCATGGACGAAATGCTGCTTGGCGGGGCTGCGTGGGCCGTCGGGCAAGGTTATGGCAAACCGGAGGACCTCGGCAGAATTGAGGGGAACGGTAGAAACAGCTTTGCCGATCCAGAAAAAGTCCCGCTAAAAGCCAAGCAACGCATGCGCAACCAGTTGGGGTCGCTCGGTTCTGGGAACCACTACCTTGAAGTGCAGTATGTGGAAAAAATTTACGACAAGGCAAAGGCTACGGCTTTCGATCTGCGAACCAATGATG
Above is a genomic segment from Maridesulfovibrio sp. containing:
- a CDS encoding ClbS/DfsB family four-helix bundle protein; this translates as MSSIPKNKEELENAIKTAAEKLFADYRTIPHECSRVPGVEGNVKGTEISVCDTVAYLLGWGILVIKWHTLKSRGEKIDFPESGYNWNQLGDLATNFHEQYKDWTYEKLLDEYETTLKKILTIISRTSNKDLYEKTWYKKYTFGRMIQFNTSSPMKNIRTKIRRFKRAKSL
- a CDS encoding phenylacetate--CoA ligase, coding for MIFDVDKETMPREELEELQLRRLKQLCERVYANVPFYNNKFKEKGIEPKDINSLSDLTKLPFTEKQDLRNHYPFGLFAVSRENIVRIHSSSGTTGKATVVGYTKRDIKNWADMMARSFAIAGATPEDSIHNAYGYGLFTGGLGAHYGAEALGATIIPVSGGGTRRQIMLLKDFGADVICCTPSYALFLHETGKEMGIDFEKLPLRIGIFGAEPWTESMRRDIENKLKIKALDIYGLSEIMGPGVAMECAEEQNGLHIMEDHFLPEIINPETGEHVQPGEAGELVITTLTKEGIPLIRYRTRDLTRLNYTTCRCGRTFARMQRIMGRSDDMLIIRGVNVFPSQIESILIETEGLSPHYQLVVERDGNLDILTVKVEISGASFSDEIKNLQRLERKIQKTIKEFLGVTARVKLVEPKSIERSVGKAQRILDLRKQDQ
- a CDS encoding ACT domain-containing protein, yielding MKCDQLSIFLENRAGRLAEVTRLLTENKVNIRALSLADTSDFGILRLIVSDFETAQTVLKDAGFTVGKTSVVAVVVDDQPGGLHNLLEMLRGSGINVEYMYAFVHQSGSNAVIIFRFDRTDQAIELLNEKQIKMIPSEELCKL